A single window of Pseudarthrobacter defluvii DNA harbors:
- a CDS encoding serine/threonine-protein kinase, which produces MRPTTGITLGGRFQLTTRIAIGGMGEVWKAKDLVLGRIVAIKVLKEEYTGDPGFLQRFRAEARHTALLNHVGIANVFDYGEEEGSAYLVMELVPGQPLSSIIEHEQVLSPDRTLSIIAQTARALAVAHAQGLVHRDVKPGNLLITPDGRVKVTDFGIARLADQVPLTQTGQVMGTAQYLAPEQATGQTATGSSDIYSLGVIGYECLSGHRPFSGESQIAIALAQVNDAPPPLPESLPAPVRALLMSMLAKDPKDRPANAIKLAEAAEAIRNGDISAARAAVPGMLLFDADTGPITAPVDTATAPTGVIGAQRDSPTATSALPVLGAGAAGAAAGMAAGAAGAAAAEGDAPQGALARANALAAQRNWDQEEETYDDEPSDEPRRKGRSPWTWPLVALILLLLFALVGFLLNQVGLFSPSGNPTSGTTTSSAPPSSATPSKTPTPSATPTQTRSTPTPTPTPEPTQATVNVIPAAYLGKDYRQVQAALAGLGLQVTVLPQESSSAAPGTVLELNPTGVVPKGSPITVVYATAPSPAPAPTTAAPAPTPTPTTSSQAGPTPISPLATCAAGQTPGTPPTCTP; this is translated from the coding sequence GTGAGGCCTACAACGGGAATCACCCTCGGCGGCAGATTCCAGCTGACCACACGGATCGCGATTGGCGGCATGGGGGAAGTCTGGAAAGCCAAGGACCTCGTCCTGGGCCGCATCGTCGCCATCAAGGTGCTCAAGGAGGAATACACGGGCGACCCCGGATTCCTCCAGCGCTTCCGTGCAGAGGCCCGCCACACCGCCCTCCTGAACCACGTAGGCATCGCCAACGTTTTCGACTACGGCGAAGAGGAAGGCTCCGCGTACCTGGTCATGGAACTGGTCCCGGGTCAGCCGCTGAGCAGCATCATCGAGCACGAACAGGTCCTCTCACCGGACCGCACGCTTTCGATCATCGCGCAGACCGCCCGCGCCCTGGCCGTCGCGCACGCCCAGGGCCTGGTCCACCGTGACGTGAAGCCCGGGAACCTCCTGATCACTCCCGATGGACGGGTCAAGGTCACCGACTTCGGCATTGCCCGCCTGGCCGACCAGGTGCCGCTCACCCAGACCGGCCAGGTTATGGGAACGGCCCAGTACCTGGCACCGGAGCAGGCAACCGGCCAGACCGCCACGGGATCTTCTGACATCTACTCGCTCGGCGTCATCGGCTACGAGTGCCTCAGCGGCCACCGTCCCTTCTCCGGCGAATCGCAGATCGCCATTGCGCTGGCCCAAGTGAATGACGCTCCGCCGCCGCTTCCGGAGAGCCTGCCTGCCCCGGTCCGCGCGCTCCTGATGTCCATGCTTGCCAAGGACCCCAAGGACCGGCCGGCGAACGCCATCAAGCTCGCAGAGGCAGCGGAGGCCATCCGCAACGGCGACATCAGTGCAGCCCGCGCCGCCGTGCCGGGCATGCTTCTCTTCGACGCCGACACCGGTCCCATAACGGCCCCGGTCGACACCGCCACCGCGCCCACCGGCGTCATTGGTGCCCAGCGGGATTCACCTACGGCCACGTCCGCCCTGCCGGTGCTTGGTGCAGGTGCGGCAGGTGCTGCTGCCGGAATGGCTGCCGGCGCCGCGGGCGCCGCCGCCGCTGAGGGCGACGCCCCTCAGGGGGCGTTGGCGCGTGCCAATGCGCTGGCTGCCCAGCGGAACTGGGACCAGGAGGAGGAAACGTACGACGACGAGCCCTCCGATGAGCCCCGGCGGAAGGGCCGCAGCCCCTGGACGTGGCCTTTGGTCGCCTTGATCCTGCTGCTCCTGTTTGCCCTGGTGGGTTTCCTCCTGAACCAGGTGGGGCTCTTCTCGCCGTCCGGCAACCCCACGTCCGGCACCACCACCAGCAGTGCGCCGCCGTCGTCCGCAACGCCGAGCAAGACGCCGACGCCTTCGGCCACGCCTACGCAGACGCGGAGCACGCCGACGCCCACGCCTACACCGGAACCCACCCAAGCCACCGTCAACGTGATCCCGGCCGCCTACCTGGGCAAGGACTACCGGCAGGTCCAGGCAGCCCTGGCCGGCCTGGGACTCCAGGTGACGGTCCTGCCCCAGGAAAGCAGCTCCGCCGCCCCCGGCACCGTCCTGGAACTGAACCCCACGGGCGTCGTCCCCAAGGGATCGCCCATCACCGTGGTCTACGCAACGGCGCCGTCGCCGGCCCCTGCACCCACCACGGCAGCACCAGCACCAACCCCCACGCCCACCACGTCCTCCCAGGCGGGGCCCACACCCATCTCGCCGCTGGCAACCTGCGCGGCGGGGCAAACGCCCGGCACACCCCCCACCTGCACGCCCTAA
- the pknB gene encoding Stk1 family PASTA domain-containing Ser/Thr kinase: MNESPRTPLHREDSLPVDNRRVLSGRYELGNLIGRGGMADVYKGTDTRLGRTVAIKLLRPDMARDPQFQGRFKREAQAVAALNHPSIVAIFDTGEHTVHDGSADDVRVPYIVMEYVEGKTLRDLIRAKDVTVSQAIDYCLGVLGALEYSHKAGIVHRDIKPANVMYCQGTNSVKVMDFGIARAIADSSATMTQTQAVVGTAQYLSPEQARGETVDARSDLYSAACLLYEMLTSRPPFVGDSPVSVAYQHVREIPEPASRLNPQVSPALDSVLAKALQKNRDDRFQDAAAFRRALRAAKAGVPVPAVPASEAPTDPNDHVPEPAPPTEAFAATGAGFLDDRPTGRLAATNFFHDDGGPAVPLELADERGSAEYAPDGYGTGGYSAAAALPLGLPPERERTERQKSRRRAWIATLVIFTLLVLAGGGLWLYQTVNRPAPAPAKVQIPSVASMTETAALQELYNAGLRPKIARAANDTVPKGTAVGTDPAAGGSLDPGAEIVLNVSDGPSSVKIPDSLPGKTEAAARDILRQVGLVGAPSTTTANSATVPAGIVITSNPAPGQSVGVGTSVELIVSTGKVVVPELRSLSRDEAEAALKQLGLVPSVIEMENSQVEPGKVTDQSDPANAAVDQGKTITIVVAKAPPPPPAPTETPTPTPTATPTPTPTPKPTKKG; the protein is encoded by the coding sequence GTGAATGAGTCACCACGCACACCGTTGCACCGGGAGGACAGCCTGCCGGTGGATAACCGGCGTGTCCTCAGCGGCCGCTACGAACTGGGGAACCTCATCGGCCGCGGCGGCATGGCGGACGTCTACAAGGGAACCGACACCAGGCTGGGCAGGACGGTTGCCATCAAGCTGCTGCGGCCGGACATGGCCAGGGACCCGCAGTTCCAGGGACGGTTCAAGCGCGAAGCCCAGGCCGTGGCCGCCCTGAACCACCCCTCCATCGTGGCCATCTTCGATACCGGCGAGCACACCGTCCATGACGGGTCCGCCGACGACGTCCGGGTGCCTTACATCGTCATGGAATACGTTGAGGGCAAGACCCTGCGCGACCTGATCCGCGCCAAGGACGTCACCGTCAGCCAGGCGATCGACTACTGCCTCGGGGTGCTGGGGGCGCTCGAGTACAGCCACAAGGCCGGGATTGTCCACCGTGACATCAAGCCGGCCAACGTCATGTACTGTCAGGGCACCAACTCGGTGAAGGTGATGGACTTCGGGATTGCCCGGGCCATCGCCGATTCCTCCGCCACCATGACACAAACCCAGGCCGTGGTGGGAACAGCCCAGTACCTGTCGCCCGAGCAGGCCCGGGGTGAGACCGTGGATGCGCGGAGCGACCTCTATTCCGCTGCCTGCCTGCTCTACGAAATGCTCACCTCGCGGCCGCCGTTTGTTGGCGACAGTCCTGTGTCCGTCGCCTACCAGCATGTCCGTGAGATTCCGGAGCCGGCCAGCCGCCTGAACCCCCAGGTGTCACCGGCGCTGGACAGTGTCCTGGCGAAGGCCCTGCAGAAAAACCGGGACGACAGGTTCCAGGACGCTGCCGCTTTCCGGCGTGCCCTGCGCGCTGCAAAGGCCGGAGTCCCCGTCCCGGCGGTACCGGCGTCCGAGGCACCCACCGATCCAAACGACCACGTTCCCGAACCAGCGCCGCCCACCGAGGCATTCGCTGCCACCGGGGCGGGTTTCCTTGATGACCGGCCCACAGGCCGGCTGGCCGCCACCAACTTTTTCCACGACGACGGCGGACCAGCCGTTCCACTGGAACTGGCCGATGAACGCGGGTCAGCTGAGTATGCGCCAGATGGATACGGCACCGGCGGGTACAGTGCAGCCGCAGCCCTGCCGCTCGGCCTCCCCCCGGAACGTGAGCGGACCGAGCGGCAGAAGTCGCGCCGTCGCGCCTGGATTGCCACCCTGGTGATTTTCACCCTGCTGGTCCTCGCCGGCGGCGGCTTGTGGCTTTACCAAACCGTCAACCGCCCTGCCCCTGCTCCGGCGAAAGTGCAGATCCCATCTGTGGCCTCCATGACGGAAACTGCGGCACTGCAGGAACTGTACAACGCGGGGCTCCGGCCCAAGATTGCGAGGGCGGCAAACGACACGGTACCCAAGGGGACCGCCGTCGGGACTGACCCCGCGGCTGGCGGGTCACTGGACCCGGGGGCCGAAATAGTCCTCAATGTCTCCGACGGGCCCAGTTCGGTGAAGATCCCGGACAGCCTCCCCGGCAAGACTGAAGCTGCCGCACGCGACATCCTGCGGCAGGTGGGGCTGGTTGGTGCCCCGTCCACCACCACGGCCAACAGCGCCACCGTGCCGGCCGGAATCGTCATCACCTCCAACCCGGCGCCGGGGCAGAGCGTCGGCGTCGGCACCAGCGTGGAGCTGATCGTTTCCACCGGCAAGGTGGTAGTCCCCGAACTTCGCAGCCTGAGCCGTGACGAGGCCGAAGCGGCCCTAAAGCAGCTGGGCCTGGTCCCCTCGGTGATAGAGATGGAGAATTCGCAGGTGGAACCGGGCAAGGTCACGGACCAGAGTGATCCGGCCAACGCCGCTGTCGACCAGGGGAAGACCATCACGATCGTGGTGGCCAAGGCCCCGCCACCGCCGCCGGCACCAACGGAAACCCCCACGCCCACGCCCACGGCAACGCCGACACCAACGCCAACGCCAAAGCCCACCAAAAAGGGCTAA
- a CDS encoding aminodeoxychorismate/anthranilate synthase component II has protein sequence MTTKILVVDNYDSFVYTLVGYLQELGAETTVVRNDDVTLAEAIELARTRDGVLISPGPGNPAEAGVSIELIKWCGENSVPMFGVCLGHQALAEAFGGKVTHAPELMHGKTSQVEHIGTSVFAGLPSPITATRYHSLAAVRESIPDVLEVTAQTASGVVMGLQHRTAPLCGVQFHPESVLTEGGYQMLGNWLESLGMKGAAARAAKLSPLIQH, from the coding sequence ATGACAACCAAGATCCTTGTAGTGGATAACTACGACAGCTTCGTCTACACTCTGGTGGGCTACCTCCAGGAACTGGGCGCCGAGACCACAGTGGTCCGCAACGACGACGTCACGCTGGCGGAGGCGATTGAACTTGCCAGAACCCGTGACGGCGTCCTGATTTCCCCCGGTCCCGGGAACCCCGCCGAAGCTGGAGTCAGCATCGAACTGATCAAGTGGTGCGGTGAGAACAGCGTCCCCATGTTCGGCGTGTGCCTTGGGCACCAGGCGCTGGCAGAGGCCTTCGGCGGCAAAGTAACCCACGCCCCGGAACTCATGCACGGCAAGACCTCCCAGGTGGAGCACATCGGCACCAGCGTGTTCGCCGGACTCCCCTCCCCCATCACGGCCACCCGCTACCACTCGCTGGCAGCCGTCCGGGAATCCATTCCTGATGTCCTGGAAGTCACGGCACAGACTGCGTCCGGCGTGGTCATGGGACTGCAGCACCGGACGGCGCCGCTGTGCGGGGTGCAGTTCCACCCTGAATCGGTACTCACCGAGGGCGGATACCAGATGCTGGGCAACTGGCTGGAGTCGCTGGGCATGAAGGGCGCAGCTGCGCGGGCCGCGAAGCTGAGCCCGCTGATCCAGCATTAG
- a CDS encoding class E sortase → MVVQEKAGQATAPAPRGAVLRGTIQVLGELLITAGIILLLFVAWQLWWTNVESDAKQSQVIKEFAKDLGGEAPAPAATAPSAPAAGVEDFGKPVVGAAPGHAGTIGIIYIPRFGPTYTRPIVQGTSQDVLDTLGLGHYSNTAMPGAVGNFAVAGHRQTHGAVLDNIHTLVPGDKIYVQTKDGYYVYVFRNNQIVMPSRTDVLEPVPTQPGAAPTESYLTMTSCNPRFGAEERIIAYALLDSWRPASAGPPAEIAAQVAAATGRT, encoded by the coding sequence GTGGTAGTGCAGGAGAAGGCGGGGCAGGCCACTGCGCCAGCGCCCCGTGGTGCCGTGCTGCGCGGCACCATCCAAGTGCTGGGCGAACTGCTGATCACTGCCGGCATCATCCTCCTGCTCTTCGTGGCGTGGCAGCTGTGGTGGACCAACGTGGAGTCCGACGCAAAGCAAAGCCAGGTCATCAAAGAATTCGCCAAGGACCTGGGCGGGGAGGCCCCTGCCCCCGCAGCCACGGCCCCTTCTGCGCCTGCTGCAGGGGTGGAGGACTTCGGCAAGCCCGTCGTGGGAGCCGCTCCCGGCCACGCCGGCACCATCGGCATCATCTACATCCCCCGGTTCGGTCCCACCTACACGCGCCCCATCGTCCAGGGAACCAGCCAGGACGTCCTGGACACCCTGGGCCTTGGACACTACAGCAACACGGCGATGCCGGGGGCAGTGGGCAACTTCGCGGTGGCGGGCCACCGCCAGACCCACGGTGCGGTGCTGGACAACATCCACACGCTGGTCCCGGGCGACAAGATCTATGTACAGACCAAGGACGGCTATTACGTCTACGTCTTCCGGAACAACCAGATCGTAATGCCGTCCCGCACAGACGTGCTGGAACCGGTGCCAACCCAGCCCGGCGCCGCACCCACCGAAAGCTACCTCACCATGACCAGCTGCAACCCCCGCTTCGGCGCGGAAGAACGCATCATCGCCTACGCCCTGCTGGACAGCTGGCGACCTGCCTCCGCCGGGCCGCCCGCCGAGATCGCGGCCCAGGTTGCGGCAGCCACCGGAAGGACCTGA
- a CDS encoding cell division protein CrgA, which produces MPESKPRKKTASTAQPASPQAYKPNPVWFKPVMFGLMIIGLLWIITFYISEGRFPVQAWQSWNIVAGFGIAILGFLMTTRWRS; this is translated from the coding sequence GTGCCCGAGTCAAAGCCTCGCAAGAAGACCGCCAGCACCGCCCAGCCGGCTTCCCCGCAGGCTTACAAGCCCAATCCCGTCTGGTTTAAGCCGGTCATGTTTGGCCTGATGATTATCGGCCTCCTGTGGATCATCACTTTCTACATCAGCGAGGGCCGCTTCCCGGTCCAGGCCTGGCAGTCCTGGAACATCGTCGCCGGCTTCGGCATTGCCATCCTGGGATTCCTGATGACCACCCGCTGGCGTTCCTAG
- a CDS encoding DNA-3-methyladenine glycosylase I encodes MIVGEDGLARPAWAATDPLLRNYYDQEWGLPVTDEQGLYERICLEGFQAGLSWATILRKRPAFRVAFAGFDPEQVALFSGSDVERLMQDPGIIRNRLKILAAVKNAQATLELRNDGGLVDFVWSFRPASTPEPAVHADIPTQSAESVALSKALRKRGFSFVGPTTMFALMEAVGMVDTHLLGSHRRGSSGIWSIQT; translated from the coding sequence ATGATTGTCGGCGAAGATGGCCTTGCCCGGCCTGCCTGGGCTGCCACAGATCCGCTCCTGCGGAACTATTACGACCAAGAGTGGGGCCTGCCCGTCACCGACGAGCAGGGACTGTACGAACGGATCTGCCTGGAGGGCTTCCAGGCAGGTCTTTCCTGGGCCACCATCCTGCGGAAGCGCCCTGCCTTTCGCGTGGCCTTTGCCGGCTTCGACCCGGAACAGGTTGCCTTGTTCAGCGGCTCGGACGTGGAACGGCTGATGCAGGATCCGGGAATCATCAGGAACCGGCTCAAAATCCTTGCCGCAGTCAAAAATGCACAGGCCACCCTGGAACTTCGCAACGACGGCGGACTGGTGGACTTTGTGTGGAGCTTCCGCCCGGCCAGCACTCCCGAGCCCGCGGTGCATGCCGATATTCCCACGCAGTCGGCGGAGTCCGTGGCCCTGTCCAAGGCGCTCCGGAAGCGCGGCTTCTCCTTCGTGGGTCCCACCACCATGTTCGCGCTGATGGAGGCTGTGGGGATGGTGGACACGCATCTGTTGGGCAGCCACCGTCGCGGTTCCTCCGGCATCTGGTCCATACAGACCTAA
- a CDS encoding carboxymuconolactone decarboxylase family protein, whose translation MSVTEHLYLDKQHPALWKAISGLGLKVQEAAEEAGIGRGLLELLNVRISQINGCAYCLDLHVRRAGEAGETPQRLAVLPAWRETALFTDKERAALGLVESITGLPDEHAREYAEAMARKCLTAEEFSAVSWVAVTMNAFNRVSITSHHPVRRDRP comes from the coding sequence GTGAGCGTTACCGAGCACCTGTACCTCGACAAACAGCATCCAGCCCTGTGGAAGGCCATCAGCGGCTTGGGCCTCAAGGTTCAGGAAGCGGCAGAGGAAGCCGGGATCGGTCGCGGCCTGCTGGAGCTGCTCAACGTCCGGATCTCCCAAATCAACGGATGCGCCTACTGCCTGGACCTCCACGTGAGGAGGGCCGGCGAGGCAGGAGAAACCCCGCAGCGGTTGGCGGTACTGCCCGCTTGGCGGGAGACAGCACTGTTTACGGACAAGGAACGGGCCGCACTGGGGCTGGTGGAGAGCATTACCGGGCTCCCTGACGAACATGCCAGGGAGTATGCTGAGGCAATGGCGCGCAAATGCCTCACGGCTGAAGAATTTTCTGCGGTGAGCTGGGTCGCCGTGACGATGAACGCCTTCAACAGGGTCTCCATCACCAGCCATCATCCCGTCCGGCGGGACCGCCCGTAG
- a CDS encoding rhomboid family intramembrane serine protease, giving the protein MSYGIPSAEPSAQVPVCPRHPDRPSYVRCQRCGRPACPDCQRAAAVGFQCVDCVNETQRTTPEVRTVYGGAVATGKPLVTFGIIAACVVVYALQMLIPGDWVYKQFAYNNYFAVPQFGAFEPWRMITSAFLHSPDSLLHILLNMYTLWIFGQALEPILGRVRFLALYLISALGGSVGYLLLNPLLVPGQGLVGLVGASGAIFGLFGAMLLVQRQRGGDTRQLWILIAINGVIGFLIPQIAWQAHLGGLITGGLCAAVLAYAPRGRRRGLIQALGLAAVFALLIAVSWVKVAL; this is encoded by the coding sequence ATGAGTTACGGAATTCCGTCGGCTGAGCCGTCCGCCCAGGTTCCGGTCTGCCCCCGGCATCCGGACCGGCCGTCCTATGTGCGTTGCCAGCGCTGCGGGCGCCCGGCGTGCCCCGACTGCCAGCGGGCGGCCGCCGTCGGATTCCAATGCGTTGACTGCGTCAACGAAACACAACGCACGACGCCGGAGGTACGGACTGTCTACGGCGGTGCCGTTGCCACTGGCAAACCATTGGTGACGTTTGGGATCATCGCGGCCTGCGTCGTCGTCTACGCACTGCAGATGCTCATTCCCGGCGACTGGGTCTACAAGCAGTTCGCCTACAACAACTACTTTGCCGTCCCCCAGTTCGGCGCGTTCGAGCCGTGGCGGATGATCACGTCAGCCTTCCTCCATTCCCCGGATTCGCTGCTGCACATCCTCCTGAACATGTATACGCTGTGGATTTTTGGCCAGGCCCTGGAACCCATCCTTGGCCGGGTGCGATTCCTGGCGCTGTACCTCATCTCCGCACTGGGCGGCTCGGTGGGCTACCTGCTGCTGAACCCCCTGCTGGTGCCCGGACAGGGCCTCGTGGGACTGGTGGGTGCCTCCGGTGCCATCTTCGGCCTCTTCGGCGCCATGCTCCTGGTCCAGCGTCAACGCGGTGGAGATACCCGCCAGTTGTGGATCCTGATCGCCATCAACGGCGTCATTGGCTTCCTCATCCCACAGATTGCGTGGCAGGCCCACCTCGGTGGCCTCATTACTGGCGGACTCTGCGCTGCCGTCCTTGCCTATGCCCCCCGTGGGCGCCGCCGGGGACTCATCCAGGCACTTGGCCTTGCTGCTGTGTTTGCCCTGCTGATCGCCGTGAGCTGGGTGAAGGTGGCGCTCTAG
- a CDS encoding peptidylprolyl isomerase, translated as MTAIATAKATIHTSLGDIVVNLFGNHAPKTVKSFVGLATGEQAWTHPETGEDKTGTPLYNGTIFHRIIKDFMIQAGDPLGRGTGGPGYRFDDEIHPELSFNQPYKLAMANAGIQMGKGTNGSQFFITTIPTDWLQGKHTIFGEVADEESKKVVDAIEGVRTGMGDRPVEDVTINSIDIEQL; from the coding sequence ATGACTGCCATCGCAACTGCAAAAGCAACCATCCACACCAGCCTCGGCGACATCGTGGTTAACCTCTTCGGCAACCACGCGCCCAAGACGGTCAAGAGCTTCGTGGGCCTTGCCACCGGCGAGCAGGCGTGGACCCACCCGGAAACCGGCGAGGACAAGACGGGCACCCCGTTGTACAACGGAACCATTTTCCACCGCATCATCAAGGACTTCATGATCCAGGCGGGCGATCCGCTGGGCCGTGGAACCGGCGGCCCCGGCTACCGCTTCGATGACGAGATCCACCCGGAACTGAGCTTCAACCAGCCCTACAAGCTCGCCATGGCCAACGCCGGCATCCAGATGGGCAAGGGCACCAACGGTTCACAGTTCTTCATCACCACCATCCCCACGGACTGGCTCCAGGGCAAGCACACCATCTTCGGTGAAGTGGCTGATGAGGAATCCAAGAAGGTTGTTGACGCCATCGAGGGTGTGCGCACCGGCATGGGCGACCGTCCTGTGGAGGACGTGACCATCAACAGCATCGACATCGAACAGCTGTAA
- a CDS encoding glycosyltransferase has translation MNDADVQLRVSIVIPAYNEESVIRQCLIAAIYQSVPAHEIIVVDNLSKDRTSDIVRQMQLEYPESPLILLSQDREQGLIPTRNFGLDSATGDVLGRIDADSIVEPDWVEQVQKAFADPSVQAATGPVVYYDMPMRRFGLKADDKMRQLMLKLAKHQYHFLFGSNMALRASAWETIRSETCRDEKDEMHEDIDLSLHLADHELPVRYWPQMVSGMSARRLEDSPRDYRYYVTRFDRTYKAHNVKKMALKAPMVVFFSVYFPAKLLRAIHTVNTAQPMRRGGQ, from the coding sequence TTGAACGACGCAGACGTACAGCTCCGCGTATCCATCGTTATCCCGGCGTACAACGAGGAGAGCGTGATCAGGCAGTGCCTCATCGCTGCCATCTACCAGTCTGTTCCCGCGCACGAGATCATCGTGGTGGACAACCTTTCGAAAGACCGTACCTCCGACATTGTCCGCCAAATGCAGCTCGAGTATCCGGAAAGCCCCCTCATCCTTCTCAGCCAGGACCGGGAGCAGGGACTGATCCCCACCCGGAACTTCGGGCTGGACAGCGCCACCGGGGACGTCCTGGGACGCATCGACGCCGACTCCATCGTCGAGCCGGACTGGGTGGAGCAGGTGCAGAAGGCATTCGCCGACCCGTCAGTCCAGGCTGCCACCGGCCCGGTGGTCTACTACGACATGCCGATGCGCCGCTTTGGGCTCAAGGCCGATGACAAGATGCGCCAGCTCATGCTGAAGCTGGCCAAGCACCAGTACCACTTCCTCTTCGGTTCCAATATGGCGCTGCGTGCCAGCGCCTGGGAGACCATCCGATCCGAGACCTGCCGGGACGAGAAGGACGAGATGCATGAGGACATCGATTTGTCCCTGCACCTCGCCGACCATGAACTCCCGGTGCGCTACTGGCCGCAAATGGTGTCCGGGATGTCTGCGCGCCGGCTGGAGGATTCACCGCGTGACTACCGCTATTACGTCACCCGGTTTGACCGCACGTACAAGGCGCACAACGTCAAGAAAATGGCCCTGAAGGCTCCCATGGTGGTCTTCTTCTCGGTGTATTTCCCGGCCAAGCTGCTCAGGGCAATCCACACTGTCAACACGGCCCAGCCGATGCGCCGCGGCGGCCAGTAG
- a CDS encoding DMT family transporter, which translates to MNSIIAALGVLGVASSGPLIAATLGATSVSALAIAFWRNAIGSAVMATPTLVGNPRQFGSITSREFRWSALAAVALALHFACFITSLQLTSVAAATALVCLQSAWIAVFQLLRGTRHRWQVLAGLGIAFGGVVAITGFDLGSSPQAVTGDLLAMAGGALAGLYTLAGGKARQSMTTGTYTTLCYGMCAALVAVLALFTGQPLAGFEAAGWLGIAAITVCAQLVGHTAFNHLLATMSPLIVSMIILLEIPGAALLAAVFLHETLPAGTYAGLGLILAGLAVVVLGQRTGRGERTGRDGTDGAAPQEEPPSERLAELGTD; encoded by the coding sequence GTGAACTCGATCATCGCGGCCCTGGGCGTGCTGGGCGTCGCTTCGTCAGGCCCCTTGATTGCGGCCACCCTCGGGGCCACCAGTGTCAGCGCCCTGGCCATTGCCTTCTGGCGCAACGCCATCGGTTCCGCCGTCATGGCCACCCCGACCCTGGTCGGGAACCCCCGCCAGTTCGGCAGCATCACCAGCCGCGAGTTCCGCTGGTCCGCGCTGGCAGCCGTCGCCCTTGCGCTGCACTTTGCCTGCTTCATCACCTCCCTCCAGCTCACCTCCGTGGCAGCGGCCACGGCCCTGGTGTGCCTGCAGTCGGCATGGATTGCGGTCTTCCAGCTGTTGCGCGGCACGCGCCACCGCTGGCAGGTACTGGCAGGGCTGGGCATAGCCTTCGGCGGTGTCGTAGCCATCACCGGCTTCGACCTGGGATCTTCCCCGCAGGCCGTTACCGGAGACCTGTTGGCAATGGCCGGCGGTGCTTTAGCGGGGCTCTATACGCTGGCCGGCGGCAAGGCACGGCAGAGCATGACCACCGGAACCTACACCACCCTCTGCTACGGTATGTGCGCCGCACTTGTGGCCGTACTCGCCCTCTTCACAGGCCAGCCCCTGGCCGGCTTCGAGGCTGCGGGATGGCTTGGCATCGCCGCCATTACCGTGTGCGCGCAGCTGGTGGGCCACACGGCGTTCAACCACCTGCTGGCCACCATGAGCCCGCTCATCGTCTCCATGATCATCCTCCTGGAAATCCCCGGGGCAGCCTTGCTGGCTGCCGTGTTCCTGCATGAAACGCTTCCTGCGGGAACGTACGCGGGGCTCGGCCTGATCCTGGCGGGACTCGCCGTCGTGGTCCTGGGCCAAAGGACCGGCAGGGGCGAACGGACCGGCAGGGACGGCACGGACGGGGCGGCACCCCAGGAGGAACCGCCGTCGGAACGCCTCGCCGAGCTGGGAACCGACTAA
- a CDS encoding DLW-39 family protein, which produces MKKLLVLAAAIAGVLVYRKAQESEARKTVWSKSTDTVD; this is translated from the coding sequence GTGAAAAAGTTGCTCGTACTGGCAGCGGCAATCGCAGGCGTCCTGGTCTACCGAAAAGCACAGGAGTCTGAAGCCCGGAAAACGGTCTGGAGCAAGTCAACCGATACGGTGGACTAG